ttcacatttctttaGCTGGGAAGTGATTTCAATCATTCAGATGATGGGAAAGGCAGATCTGTCGTGTTACAGCTGTTTTCTCCTGCCATTgagaatacatttatttttatattcccTAAGACATACGTATTTGTCTAGCATAATGAATTACATTAATTCAAGAGTCAGAAGAGGgttgagaatttaaaaaaaaaaaaaaaaaaacagtacaGTGTATCACAGGAGAAAAAGGCACTGCAAAAGGGTAGAGGGCTCAAGACCTGGGGAAAGAGGCACCAGCTGCAATATCATACCCTTGTTTCTAGCACACAGAAATGTGGGTGGTAGTCgggcatttctttctttgttgtgACTGAGCTACATTCAATGTTCTGATGGTGATTTTGCACTGTGGCACTTTGTGCTCCTGGACACCAGATGGTGCTGCTAAACTGGCTGATGTGTCATGTTCACACTTGGAGTCATTGGTACTTGATTTAGTTCCAAAGTCAGGTCTGTACTCTCTGACCAGGTGTATATTATGGGATGCAGAACTGCACCAGCTAGATCAGCCCAACACCTTGTGTTGTTTAAGGGGACTGGTCTGAAAACTATCATGTAAACCAAGCGGGCTGTAGAATCAATATTTTAGATCTCACTGGGCAAAACCCACCATGAGGTGGTGTTCCTGCTAATTTATGTACTTGAATTTCAGCAATTTGCTGTAATAAAGTgtcatttaaatttcatttgatAACTGCAATCAGAAAACTTTGGGTGGAGACACCTTTAGTGCCATGTTAAAACTGCAAAGAATATTTCTAGATTAATTAAATATAACAAAGTGATGATGAGGGAGAGTTTGAGTTTGGTGGGCGGCTAAAAAGCTTTGAGTTTTTTGCTGTTACTTTTGATTTGAGAAGATATGGTGTCTTAGCTATGTAATTGCATTGAAGCCAGTGTTTATGATACTGTGATACGCATTTGGAATTtgatttctatttattttaagttGGTTCTCACGTTTAATAAATTCATTTGGTAATCCTAATTGTGGGGCTGAAGGGATGGAATAAGACATTTTGGCCTTCAGCTGAATCCCAGAGGCTGGTGGTATGGTTCATCAGTCGAATATAAATAATGGGCTCAAATTTATTTGAGCGgtgaggaaattttttttctagatattGTACTGTGTTTTTCTTACAAACTTATTTCTTTTATAGATCCCCATATTAAagtttctggaaaaaaagagaacgttaaagaagcaaaagagaaaatcatGTCTGTCTTGGACACAAAAGTAAGAAAACTTTCTTAGAATGACACTTTAGCCCCTAATTTTGTGGTGACATTGATCTCTTTAATAGGCACATTTCAAGAGAAGGTATTCATGGACACTCTGAAGCAAAGTCTCCAATAAATGCTTTGCAGATGTTGATATTGGTGTATGCCcacatatttaaacattttgagagaaaaatacttgcttgaagcagcttttccagaTCTGAATCATatagaaataatatttccaGCCATATGGCTAgaagtgttttatttcaaaatctgaaATACAGCTTCACTGCAAGCAATAGATTATGTAACCACTTCAGAGAAcctaaaattttgtttctgttagaAATTTGATTTTAGGAGCATTTATGCTGTTTTGTTTAACAGTTACTCTATTTTTACACTCTGAAACATCAGGACCAGAATTTCTAAAACATCTAGATTTTGGctggagatctcttctgttcatcagatattattttcattcagcagcagctcttttgGGGCAGTGTGTATGGCTCCTGTGTACTTGTATGGCACCTTCCTGGTTCTCTGAGCAGATTGCCAAGAGGAACACTCAGTAATAAGCAACACTTTTTGAACAACTATTCACAACATTATTATGAGCTGTTAACAATAGAGCTTTTAAGAATAGCTGTAGgcagtgtttgtgtgttttaaaaattaatgtaccaaaaaaaaaactgtttaaggaagaaaaaacagttaTTTGGTCCCATGGCTTTGATTTGCAAAGTCTTCATAATGTGATCCTTTCAGATCAAATAGGGGTGCATGACTTCAATTGAAAGAatacagaattaaaagaaacagaataaaatacaaaaggaCACTTAAGTCACAGTTGACAAAAGTTCAAGGGTATTTTAAAAGCCTTAGTTGTTTTTAAGGGTGCATCTTTGGGATATTTATCTCCACTATTTATTTCCtcatgagaaagaaaacaagaccaAATTAACATCCAACCGATTCCTATTAAAAACATCATCCTTGAGTAGAAGTTAAGTAATAGCaaaaacactttcaaaatacaattttgatGTCATTCTTGAAGTTACACTACTCCTAAAAACTCTAATGCTCCAGTTCTGCTGTGACCAAGTCAAACTGTGGGTGCTTGATTTCCAGAGCAATCGGGTAACCTTGAAGATGGATGTTTCACATACAGAACATTCTCATGTGATAGGTAAAGGTGgcaataatattaaaaaagtgATGGAGGAAACGGGATGCCATATCCATTTTCCAGACTCAAATAGGAACAATCAAGCAGAGAAAAGCAACCAAGTAAGTGTTGTTTAATACTGAGCTCATTTGTGTTGTAATTCCTGAGAGTATAAAACATTTGTAAACTTCTCTCATCAAtatgggttttttggggatgGTGTGTTCATATTcaggaaaatagattttttgtATTTGCACTGTGTGGAAAGTACAGGGCTTCCTAAGTGAGcaaatctttaaaaacagaTGGAAACATTTTGTGATGGCTCATGaatcactttaatttttttaagctgaaattACTTTGCGCATACAGAAGTCAGCAACTTTGTCTGAATGGTAGAGAAGTGGTAtgaaaaaatctgcttttgtcattttttttccctgttcaaCACAATGACTTATTCAGCATAttgattgatttttttggtgctttttacTTATGGTGTAACTTTGTTGAAGACTAAACTTAGCAAGTAGCCAGCAGAAATGAATGTCCTATTGTAAGAGTTCAACTTCATTAGAATAAATCATTGAGCCTGAATTGTTCATCTTTTCTAGTGCTAATATTGGTGGAATGTTTACTTTCAAGTCTCTCATCCTTGTACTTAGCATTCCCACTTGTGCATCCTAATGGCTGCCAAGcaaaatgcagtaatttcaaaaaatgcaagaaaatttaCTGTTGTTTGAATATTAGCATTGAGCACATGTATACAGTAGTGATTCTATTATTTAACCTAAACCACTATATTTTTTGATGTATATTTTTAGAAGCTTAAATATATGTAACCTAAGatgctgaaacatttttttaatactggcTATCGTTTTCAGCTAGTGTTTAGAGAACAATTAGGATGTCAGTAAGTGTGaaatgtgttgatttttttcttagatttttttttttaaggagagcACAGCTGTCTGGATAACTTCTCCATGCCTGACTTGAAAATATGATCCAATGTTTTTCACATTCTTGCTCTTCCAGGTGTCTATTGCAGGACAGCCAGCTGGAGTGGAGTCCGCAAGAGTCAGAATTCGGGTAATGCTCTAGCTCAGTGTAGTGTACCCCCAAAAACACCTGTCAGGGGAAAAATGCATAGTTTTGAGAAACCTAGGGTTGTCTGCCTCTGTCTGGTGACAGCAGAAATGTAGGAACAAATGTGAGTATCTATATAAGAAATATGCCAAGGGTATTATAACAGTGATTCATATTCTGGCTGAATTTTTAACTGGCCCAAAGTGGGTCTTGAACACGAAGTCTACACTCTAAGcaagatgaaaattaattccatACTGTGTAGAAAAGTATATCTTAACTTACCTACCACAGATGGCCTGTGGAAGCTCAGGCATCTTGTGTGAATCTAGGACTTGGGAAAGGCAATTTCTGCTTCTCACATTTTAACCATTTTCATGTATAATTTGTGTAAATAATTCAGTGTCATTCTCCGCTTGTAGCTATTTTctatcttttccttttagttTCAACTCTTATGTGTATTTTGGCATGGAtaatgaaaaatcaaataaattacCAGAAGCTTATAGCAATTTTTGAGCTAGACATGTCACACCACCTTATTCCAAATGTTCCAGctattttggaggaaaaaaatcaaccaacaaaaatcaaaaaaagcTTCTGCAAAAAAAGCCCACTCTAGTATTCCTGGAAAAAGAGGTGCCTTTTCCCAAGtgacaatatatttttaaccaTGAACTTTGGGCAGAGGATGTGTTTTGTCAGTTAAATCATCACTGACCACATTATGATTGAGGAATAAAATTGTTGTAGTTTGAGTATGGCTCtggttttccttatctcctctTCACTGCCGTTGTAGGAGCTGCTTCCATTGGTACTCATGTTTGAATTGCCTATTGCTGGAATTCTCCAACCCATCCCAGATCCTAATTCTCCAACCATTCAGCATGTATGTCAGACGTATAACATTTCGGTTTCCTTCAAACAACGCTCTCGAATGTATGGTGCTACAGTCATTGTCAGAGGGTCACAAAACAACACTAGTGCTGTGAAGGTAATCTCTGCTCTTAAGAAGGTTTCTGAATGtcatatatttataatttatatgtCTAAAATGGCATATCTTGCCTCATCAGCACATGTTACTGTATAATCACTTGCAAACCCTGAgggtttgaattttttcttaTACTTAACTTATACAGCTGAAGTGTAAAAGTGCATCGAAAACAGTTCTAAGTTTAGGATTTAGCATTGTTAGTGGGAAGGTTTTAATCCAGTGTTCACCTCCTTCACACTTGCTCAGGTTTTCAGCAATTCTGGAATACACGCTGGTCTTAACCATCTTTTAATTCAAAAACAAcgcaaacaaaaaccacaaaatacaCCTCCTATCCCAAATTGTTCATGCTGAGCTCTTCTCAATACATGCACAAATGTATAACCTTGAAAGTTGCCCAATCAGTCAATAAAACTGAATCCAGCGCTTGGAGGTGTGAGTTTGACAGCCAAGGCAAGGAACTGCCAGGAGCCTGTTCATcttaataaagtaaaaaaaggtGTTCTTGTTAGGAACTGGCAGCAGGAGAGATTGATACAGTCCCAGATGGGTGGATCTCAAGACAGTAAGAACATCTGAGCCCCACACCGAGAGGCAAGCTGTGCAAGTGTACCTACCCAGAGAAATCTCTGTTGACTTTCTGACTGCCTTGGTGGCCACAAAAGGTCTGTTGGGACCAAGTCTTGTGGCATTGTCTTACTGCCTGTTACAGAGTGGCAATGAAATGCTGCATTTGGTCATAAAAAGGGAGTAGTGGGCAGTGTTTAGTGCATTTGTTACCTTTTACAAATCAACCGTAGTTTTAAACCAAACAGTGTTTTCTTATCTAGCCTGTGGAGTGCATGACGAGAAAGGAAGCAGTCTGAGTTCTCCTTTTATGTGCCTGTGAGCCCTGTTTCACTGGcttctcccatttccccccagGAAGGAACAGCCATGCTCTTGGAACACCTGGCTGGGAGCCTGGCCTCTGCAATCCCTGTGAGCACACAGCTCGACATCGCAGCGCAGCATCATCTCTTTATGATGGGTCGAAACGGCAGCAACATCAAACATATCATGCAGAGGACTGGTGCTCAGATCCACTTCCCTGACCCTAGTAACCCACAGAAGAAATCCACTGTCTACCTCCAGGGCACAATTGAGTCTGTCTGTCTTGCCAGGCAATATCTCATGGTAAAACTTTCAGTGAAGCTTGTCTGAAAAAATTGCCAGATCATAGAAAGTATGCTTGCTCTGCATGTATTTACAGGTCACATGTAAATTAGCCTCAGAGAGGAAGGATTGCTATTCACACTGCAAACAGCTGATGCAATTTTTGTCAGggttttttcagtatttgtagTTACTGAAAATACTTGTAATCACTGGTAACATGACttgaaaaataacctttttaatataaatgcaacataagtaatttaaatttacaATAACAATATGCCTCTGAGTAGAAACAgatttctgaaatattctgtgGGTGTTGGGTGATGGGTTATGCTTTATTTTGCCAAGCTGTCTTTTCTATGTTTGTTAGGTAAATAGGTTTCTTTTGAGGGAAATGTCAGGAATTCCTTAGTTCCCATGTAGGCAAATGTTCAATGAAATTGGGAAACTGTAGGAAATAATTACTTGTTTAATGTCTTGCATTTTTTATAGTACACAGCCACAACTCTATAATGCCTCTTATAAAAATAGCTCTGGTGGTGAATATCATTATTTGTAGAGATTTTTGGTATATTATTCCTTAAACTTCAAAGCAGCCTTTAGCCATTATTTTAGTACTAAGGCACATACACATTTTTCATGTATGTGATTGAGGGACACAATGTGTGAGGACTGGACCATTCCATTTTTGAGGTTTTTACTCTAAAGCTTTAGTATTTCAAGTGTGTTACAGATGTTATCCATATCACTAGAGAATATTTACATGGCTGATCCAAAATGGGGAGGAGAAAGGTAAAAGTGAAGACATAGGCAATGGTGAATTAGAGATTTTTTACATGTGTTTTTCCTTACTTCAGGAGTGTTTTAGTATAGGTGTCCTGCCATCATTTCCTGACAAGGCTGTGCTGATTGGAATGTCAAGTATTCAGTAAATCATTTCACCCTTGTCCTACCAAACTCTTTGTTCACAGTCCTGGGACAGGAACATACACCTGTATTCTTGCATACAAGGAAGTGGCTTTCCCTAAAAAGTCATCCTTGCTATTTTTTCTGTACTTACAGAAATTTCCTTGCGTCATGATGTGTAAATGTTACAATTCAGTTCAGTTTATTGCTATGATTTTTATGGGAAAATGGCCAGTTACAAGTGCTAGGAATTTTTTATGCCTTTCTTTTCAGGGTTGCCTTCCCCTTGTGCTCATGTTTGATATGAAGGAAGAAATTGAAGTAGAACCACAGTTTATAACACAGCTAATGGAGCAGTTAGATGTCTTCATAAGCATTAAGCCTAAGCCAAAACAACCAAGCAAGGTTTGTGCAAAgctaatattttccttttaggCTTTCATGACAAAGTTTCAGAGCTGATGAGTTGATGTGTGCTCTTCCCCCCAGTTTAACAGATCATAAACTTGTGAAAGCCATATGTATTTTCTGCTTGAAATACCGGTTTAAAtgatccagcagctctgctttagGGTGATTTGACTTTCATTAAATGcttaataataaagaaatgagCTTTTGTGTAAAATACATTGATAAATGCAATGGGAGGTgtttattgtaaaatatttaggCCAGTATGGATAGGGGACTCTTGCAGTTACCTGTGTTGTATAAAAGGCCAAAGCAGGCAAAagttataaaattttaaatgatCATTCCATTGTGTCAGTATGTGAGCCTCCCTGTGTAGGGATATATAAAATCAATACAAAGAAAGGTCCTGTAGAAGATGTACAAGCAATGGggttttgtaatttaattttccagaaACTTATTACCTTATTCTTAGACAACTGTGAATGTAATAGGTAAATTTAATATGAACAACTGGGGGTTTTGTCCACTTCAAGGTATAAAGCTCAGGTAAAAGAGAACATAAGATACTAATTATTGATTCAGTTATCTAGCTCTTGAGGTGCTTAACATTTGGTCTACCAAGTAGCACCAAGGTACTatagtaattaattttcttagaGAGGTGTTCCATCATTCTCATTGCAAATCCTTATGAAATCCCTAGTCTTGCTCTCCTGAACCTCACACCCCTGAATTTAAATAGTTGCTAATGGATGTTAGCTCATGCTGTCTCACACTGCTGTGGTTGTGGTAGCCATGCAGGGGTGTGAAGAATTACCTGTATTGCAGATCTGTGTTATGGATAAGTGTTGTTCactggttttccttctgttgttttctctccctgcagTCTGTGATTGTAAAAAGTGTTGAACGAAATGCCTTAAATATGTACGAGGCACGGAAATGTCTCTTGGGACTTGAAAGTAGCGGAGTCACCGTAGTATCAAATCCCTCCACTGTCTCATGCCCTGTTGGTCTGTCTTGTCCTGGTTTGGATATTTTGTCCTCAGCAGGACTAGGACTCACTGGGCTTGGTATGCAttcattatatttatattttctttaatataattttgttttaaacttaaTTCACTTGTACTAGAAAAAAGTACCAGAGGTGTGTTTTGCATAAGGAATCATGTTTAAGTCTACAACAGCCTCTGGCCTCTCAAAGGCTTGCTGTAAAATTTTTCCAAGGCTTTTATAATCAGGTGTGGGACTCATCACTGTAGAAAAATCTCTGGAAGTGTGCAAACCACTCAGCTGAAAGGGCGGGAAATACAGGGGACGTGGGGCATGGCTTTTACGGATTCTTTGGCTGTGTGTTGTCCCAGGCTGCCCTGAATTTGGGTGTGTGCTTAAGCCTGGCAACAGTACTGGAAAGGTAACATAGCAAACACCACATTTCAGATTAGTATCTCACTGTAACTGAGGGATCCACATGCTTCTAGTTTAGACCTTACCAGTAGGAAATACAGGACAAAAATGAGTAAACAtcttaatttacttttttttaaacctgcCATGCAGGTTAGTTTAGTTCCATCTCACATGCTATCCTCGGGTCATACAGTAGAAAGTGTTTGTGCCATTTGACTGTGATTTTTAATGCTGCTTCTGTGACTGTTCTTGTCATACTGCGCTTtgcaggtttggggtttttaccTTTTCAGTGTGTAGTGCTGAACTTCTTTGGGTTTGGGGGAAAGCTTTGGGAGTGATCAGTGCATTTGGGGGATCATTTGCAGCCTGTATTGAAGtgcaaaaagaaatggaatagTTCTTAGTGTACAAGTAGTGGTTGATTCACATGAGCTTCTGAGAGAAAGGTGAGGTGAAAGCGAGGTGGTGCAGTACAgttgctttcttctctctgtgatGCTGCTTTGAAACAAACCATCAAAAGCAACAGAGAGGATACAAAGGGATGCTGGGCTGAGAAGCAGCCAGTGCAGACTCTTTTATGACTAGAGTTAGGGTCCAGTAGAAGGACATAAAAGATGCTCCAATTCTTCTTGGATATATGATGCCCAGTTTAAGAACAAGAATTCTTAACGTGCACCAAATGAACAGCAGATTCAATGTTAAAATTGGTTTGTGAAATGCAGGCTGCAAATTACCaaggggtttgtttgtttcttttcaattggtacttttgtgaaaaatgttttcctgtaaCTCTAAACTAAATATTCACCTTGCATAATTTTTTGCAGGCCTTTTAGGTCCAACAGCCCTGTCAGTCAACACCTCAACTACTCCAAACTCTCTGTTGAATGCCCTTAATAGCTCTGTGAGCCCTTTGCAGAGTCCAAGTTCAGGCACGCCCAGTCCCACACTGTGGGCAACATCTCTCGCTAACACAAACACCACAGGTTAGTGCAAGTTTAATGTGAATTAAATGAACTGTGCAACACCAAGTCATTAGAATTGCAGTTGACAATTCGAGATTAATTATTTGGAGCCTTAATTCCTACACTTACCTTAGTATGGATGAATAAATATGCAAAGTTAAGGTTATAATTTAATATATGACATGCTGTCACAGGCAGTGTTATCATCTGTTTTATGTAGAAAACAAAGTTAACCTACCCAGATAAAGCATTATGATTTTGGCATGCAATTCTAATGGAAACTTTTTAGTAAATTATCATAGCTACATaaaaaattagataaaataGTGTAATGCCTGAGGAAGTTAAATGAGACACTTAATCAGAACAGAACCAAATTTTGTTACAGGTTTTTCTGCTATTCCACACCTAATGATACCATCTACTGCCCAAGCGACCTTAACTAGTATTCTGCTGTCTGGAGTGCCTAATTATGGTCAAAACACTCCATCTCCACCACCAGGCTTGACTCCTGTTGAAGTCCACGTTAATGGCATGCAATCAGAAAGTAAAAAAGGTTCACCTTCTTTAAATGGTCACGTAAAGGTAAGTGATACTATACTGGAGAATCTGATTCCTTTATACTAGACCTCTAgtaagaaaagctgaaagagaaaACTAGCTATATTAGTAGATTTATAAAGCTTCTAAGTTTAAAAATACTCAGCAATGTTTTTGAATATGACTTTAAGACTGAGAAATAGAACATTCAAACATATTGTTCTGCTGTACCAGGAGTGAATTTCTCATTCTCCTGCACATATAGAAAGGGGAAATTGTTTCAATATATCCTTAAGCATAAAAATCACTTCAGTGATTTGTGACAATCTCTTCAGGCCTCAAATATCAAGTATGCTGCACTGTCTGCCACATCGCTGGGAGAAAACGTGTTGAGCACGAACCACAGTGATGGAGTAAGGCAAACAAGTGCTCATGGTGCCTCAGAACAAGTAGCTGCCAAGGCAAATAGTGAAGAAGGTGAGATTTTGACACTGTGTTCCTTTGTCTGGTAGTGTTTGTACATTCTGTGTAGAGTTCACGATGCAAAAATGTAACAATATTCTCTCTGAATTGGTTTTGCAACCATGTTTAAGGTAAATATTGCTGGATGTCCCAGATGCATTGTCAAGGAAAGTAAACACAACCTGTAGTAACTGAGCTGTACTGTTGATAGAAACACCTTAAATCAACATAAATATACTTGCATCATTTTACTTATTCCCTAGGAGCAAAGGGAGATAACCTATGAggattttagtattttttagaGCACCTTAACTAAACTCTGCTGGTTTAAATgatgggctttttttctttttagcaaaaggaaataatgtTCCTGATAAGGTTATTTGCAGAAAATTGTGTAGCTCTAACCTAGATGACACTGGGAAACAATTCTATGTgttttgcagcagcttttcagTTATGCTGCCTTTTAGAAGCTAAAGTACTTAACTGTCCCCATCATTCTTGGAGGGAGGGGAAACCACCTCCACTTCAACTTGAGCAAATATATGTAAAGGCCTTGTTTCTCTTGTCAATACTGATCAAGGAGATCATCTCTTATTTAGGGTGTGGTCATTTGAAATGCTGATTTGAGTAAAAGGTATATTGCCAATTTAAAGTGATAAATACTTCTAAAAACATGTTCTAAAGATATTTGCACATAAAGTGGGAGGAGCTCTTATTCCAGCAGAAGTTACCTGAGCACCTGGCAAAGTCCATTAAAACTGGGtataaaatcaaatttcttCAGAATACGTAGTCACTTTGAATTGTCAGTGTTCACATttgttattaattaatattacttaaaataaatattttaagtaagaAAATACTTCGTGTGACTACTGTATATGTGAATACTGACACCTTTTTTGTGCATTTGAACTTGCACATCTTGACTGCTTAACCTTGACCAAATAGCTATCCCTGAATACTGTCCTGTAAGGAGGAAGAGGTGTTTTTCTCCCATAGTTATCATTCCCCCAGAGAGCTCCCTAGAACACAGCAGGGTGGTTGTTTAAGTCTCCTTTTCTTGGCCTGGTAGGTTGCAATGATGCTTTTGTGGAAGTGGGCATGCCTCGGAGTCCATCGCACTCAGCGAACACCAGTGACCTGAAGCAGATGATGAGCTCTTCCAAGCAGGCCTGTGCCAAGAGACAAACAGTGGAATTACTGCAAGGCACCAAAAACTCCCACTTACAGTAAGCTGACTGTATAAACACAGATTAGTAGCACTTCCACACTATAAAATTACTTTACATGTTTTTGTACAGAGAAGGAGTGTTTCAGTCATAAGATATTCAAAGAACTGATTTAATTTGGCCTTGATTTTCCATCACATTAGGCATTAATAGAGCCCCCTGTTTGTCTGGTAACTGCACCCTTTGAATGCTTTTTGTTCATCCTATTTGACTTTGggtttaaaaatgtctttcttcttcCACAACAGAATGGAGATCCTTGTCAGAGGAACTTACATTATCTGTTTCTAAAGTATACACTTTGCACTTTGCTTCTTTATTGATTGCTTAGAGAATAATCTCtgacagctttttccttttgtgtatACCTGATGCTGTTTTCTTATTAGGAAAGCTGTGTTCAGGGCATAGCAGCATGTTCTCACACACTTGTCTCAGTGATGATTTTGGTTGGGTTGGCTCTGTAATGACCCAGCATGGGAAAGGCTTGTTTGAGTCATAATACATCTTGGCAACACAGGTTTTGTTCTTAATGCAGTGTTTTTGTCCAGTGTACTCATGCTCTCACTGTTTGTTTGGGAACTGTTTATCACCACTCTTTTGAGacacatattttcttttgcttcatttATTTACACTATTAAGGCTATGATATGTATTTAATTCTGCTTTCACAGTTTAAAAATCCGAGGAATCCTGCTAACCAAATTTGGTTGTTTGTGTGCCTTGTTCTTTTTGTTGAGGACATAGTGCTCATGGTTTCCTTGAGGGTAGTAGTTTACAGCTTCTAAAGCATGATCACTTTTCAAAGTAAGAGTTTATACTGTTCTAGAGTAGTCCTAAAATGTGGCcaagtttaagaaaaaaaaatatgcaccAAGAGGTAATGTAAGCATGAAGGACTGCAGTTATTGAAGCTATGAAAACAAGTAGGACCTATATCAACTTTCTTAGTCCCTATTATGCAATCTTTTTCTATCTTACAACTATGAACCTGTTAGAGCAGCTGGCCTGAGCAAGGCTAAACAGGAAATCACACAGTGTAGGACTGCATGCAGTAATTCCAGATACCAAACAGCTCAAAACTGAATCTATGAGTTATACCTTGTATTTGGTAATACAGGAAGGAGAAACATTTGCTTTCCATcactgagagaggaaaaaagtataGGAGAGCTGAAATAATTGCAAATATTGCTAAAAACGCTGAGATCTTTGTGTACAGACATGTCTTGAACTTGGCTGCCAGGCTTCTCAGGGTAAAGCTCAGTTAGCAGCACTGCACTGAACGCTGCCAGCCCGAGTGACCCCAGCTAACGGCGCGTTTGTCCCGCAGCACGGCGGacaggctgctggcagaggccGAGCTGGGCGCCCCGGAGAGCCCCGTGGCTGATAAGAAGGCCCCGGGCAGCGAGCGGGCAGCCGAGCGAGCggctgctgcccagcagaaCTCGGAGAGAGCACGTCTGGCTCCGCAGCCCTCCTTTGTAAATATGCAGGTAGGTCTCCCTGAATGAAGCCAAGGAGGTGTAAATCTTACTAATTGCAGAGTGAAGTTACTGTGAAATGCAGAGGGGGCTGGCCCTGGAAACTGAGTTGCCATTATCAGTTCAGTAAAAGCATTCACAGCCAAGACATTAGCTGTTTCCACTGAGGAGTGGGTTGTCAGTGAAAAttcttgaaaac
This region of Vidua macroura isolate BioBank_ID:100142 chromosome 8, ASM2450914v1, whole genome shotgun sequence genomic DNA includes:
- the BICC1 gene encoding protein bicaudal C homolog 1 isoform X3; the protein is MSVLDTKSNRVTLKMDVSHTEHSHVIGKGGNNIKKVMEETGCHIHFPDSNRNNQAEKSNQVSIAGQPAGVESARVRIRELLPLVLMFELPIAGILQPIPDPNSPTIQHVCQTYNISVSFKQRSRMYGATVIVRGSQNNTSAVKEGTAMLLEHLAGSLASAIPVSTQLDIAAQHHLFMMGRNGSNIKHIMQRTGAQIHFPDPSNPQKKSTVYLQGTIESVCLARQYLMGCLPLVLMFDMKEEIEVEPQFITQLMEQLDVFISIKPKPKQPSKSVIVKSVERNALNMYEARKCLLGLESSGVTVVSNPSTVSCPVGLSCPGLDILSSAGLGLTGLGLLGPTALSVNTSTTPNSLLNALNSSVSPLQSPSSGTPSPTLWATSLANTNTTGFSAIPHLMIPSTAQATLTSILLSGVPNYGQNTPSPPPGLTPVEVHVNGMQSESKKGSPSLNGHVKASNIKYAALSATSLGENVLSTNHSDGVRQTSAHGASEQVAAKANSEEGCNDAFVEVGMPRSPSHSANTSDLKQMMSSSKQACAKRQTVELLQGTKNSHLHTADRLLAEAELGAPESPVADKKAPGSERAAERAAAAQQNSERARLAPQPSFVNMQAFDYEQKKLLATKAMLKKPVVTEVRTPTNTWSGLGFSKSMPAETIKELRRANHVSYKPSMTTTYEGSSMSLSRSSSREHLGSGSESDNWRDRNGLGPTAHDFVSSIGSPKRKQNKSAEHYLSSSNYMDCISSLTGSNGCNLNSLFKGSDLPELFSKLGLGKYTDVFQQQEIDLQTFLTLTDQDLKELGITTFGARRKMLLAISELNKNRRKLFDPSNIRASFLEGGASGRLPRQYHSDIASVSGRW